From the Mahella australiensis 50-1 BON genome, the window GCTGAAAATAATTATTATAGGCATAACCGATATAAGTATGCCTACATACTGAGCCCCGTAATCTGCCGTAAATTGCGTGCGAACGCTGGCTATCATTACGGGCAGAGGCTGCAGTGAATTATCTATTAATATTATCAACGGCATAAGGAAACTGTTCCATGCTCCTATAAACGATAGGATTCCCAAAGCTGCCAAAGCCGGGAGCAGCATAGGCAACACTATACTGTTGAACAGCTTTAACTCTCCGCATCCATCGACATATGAGGCCTCTATGATTTCGTTAGGTACAGCGGTATCGCACATTTGTTTCATAAAAAATATGCCAAACGCATTAGCTATAGACGGTATTATCAGAGGAATATAAGAATTAATCAACCCTATATCGTTCATCAGCTTGTAAAACCCTATGATGCCGAGCTGGCCCGGTATCATCATGGTGGCTACCACAAAAGCAAACAGCGAATCCCGTCCATAAAATTGGAACTTAGAAAATCCGT encodes:
- a CDS encoding carbohydrate ABC transporter permease — its product is MKKFANVILYVFLIIIMLLCLIPFYSMLISSTHDNTSITTKLLVLPSNNFLDNYARLTQTINVWRGFLNSAIIAISSTTLTLYFSALVAYGFSKFQFYGRDSLFAFVVATMMIPGQLGIIGFYKLMNDIGLINSYIPLIIPSIANAFGIFFMKQMCDTAVPNEIIEASYVDGCGELKLFNSIVLPMLLPALAALGILSFIGAWNSFLMPLIILIDNSLQPLPVMIASVRTQFTADYGAQYVGILISVMPIIIIFSISSRWIMNSVSIGAVKG